The genomic DNA atactttaaaaatgttatttactgatttttaataccaaaaaattttatataaatttaattttgaaaaaattttacaaatctttatcataataataaataaacattttaaaaatatttatcataatatttatcataaatatttttgaaacttttatgataaatatttaggaTCTATTAACTCTAAAACCATAAgagcatttattaaatgtttatgataaatgtttataaaatattaaaataaatattataaatacttagtaaatattttataaatattttgtgttaatatataattaaagaaaaatgtatattcaaGCATATATATACGAACGGGATCATTCAGCAGTTCTTCGAAACGTTGCTCGATCGTTTTGTCTTTTTTTGGACGCATTAGTACAAAAATTGCGGCCACAGGACATGAGTGCAGTAGCTTTTCCAAAAGGGCTTTCCCTAAGAAGCCCGTAGCGCCAGTTAAAA from Solenopsis invicta isolate M01_SB unplaced genomic scaffold, UNIL_Sinv_3.0 scaffold_650, whole genome shotgun sequence includes the following:
- the LOC113004282 gene encoding uncharacterized protein LOC113004282; amino-acid sequence: MNVSITVILLDYAPWVYKITQTIQARRPSCDRRSCVELKINTKMATTKAEFNSGHAHDKDYLRGKTIDEFFAGTMILLTGATGFLGKALLEKLLHSCPVAAIFVLMRPKKDKTIEQRFEELLNDPVRIYMLEYTFFFNYILTQNIYKIFTKYL